A stretch of the Panicum virgatum strain AP13 chromosome 9N, P.virgatum_v5, whole genome shotgun sequence genome encodes the following:
- the LOC120687800 gene encoding 3-dehydroquinate synthase homolog isoform X1 → MAVSSSSSGSANALACFHASLLAPQTRRTAVASASPRRDSVRMRASTAAPVELKKTVWVWTENRQVMKAAVERGWSTFLFGSKDLGEDWSSTARINPLFIDGPEIFDGENQKVAEISQVSSPRELELVQPDNVEVKNIVIDFRGGWQVIPAENIVAAFQGCRGTVLAVSTNSTEAQVFLEALEQGLDGVVLKVDEMDDIIKLKDYFDRRNEAKSQLPLTKATVSKVEVVGMGDRVCVDLCSMMRPGEGLLVCVGSYARGMFLVHSECLETNYIASRPFRVNAGPVHAYVTVPGGKTSYLSELRSGKEIIVVDQHGLWRTAIVGRVKIESRPLVLVEAKDNSGDDTYSIFLQNAETVALITDDTGSSGRTAIPVTSLTVGDEVLVRKQGGARHTGIEIQEFIVEK, encoded by the exons ATGGcagtctcctcctcctcctcgggctCTGCCAATGCCCTAGCGTGCTTCCACGCCTCCCTCCTCGCGccccaaacccgaagaacag CGGTGGCGTCAGCTTCGCCGCGTCGCGATTCCGTCAGGATGCGCGCCTCTACTGCTGCGCCGGTGGAGCTGAAGAAGACCGTCTGGGTGTGGACCGAGAATCGGCAGGTTATGAAGGCGGCCGTGGAGAGGGGGTGGAGCACTTTCCTCTTCGGATCCAAAGATCTCGGCGAGGATTGGTCAT CTACTGCTCGCATCAATCCTCTCTTTATTGATGGTCCAGAGATTTTCGATGGCGAAAATCAAAAAGTTGCTGAAATTTCGCAAGTCTCTTCACCCAGAGAGCTTGAACTCGTACAACCAGACAATGTAGAAGTCAAGAACATTGTCATAGACTTTCGAGGTGGTTGGCAG GTTATACCGGCCGAAAATATAGTTGCTGCATTCCAAGGATGTAGAGGAACTGTATTGGCTGTTTCAACAAATTCAACTGAGGCTCAAGTTTTTCTTGAG GCCTTAGAGCAAGGGCTTGATGGAGTTGTACTTAAAGTAGATGAAATGGATGATATCATTAAGCTCAAG GATTATTTTGACAGAAGGAATGAGGCAAAGAGTCAATTACCATTGACAAAGGCTACTGTATCAAAGGTTGAAGTTGTTGGTATGGGTGATCGTGTTTGTGTGGACCTTTGCAGTATGATGCGACCTGGTGAAGGCCTTCTGGTTTGT GTTGGATCCTATGCAAGAGGAATGTTCCTTGTTCACTCTGAATGCTTGGAGACGAACTACATTGCAAGCAGGCCTTTCAGGGTCAATGCG GGGCCTGTGCATGCATATGTCACTGTCCCTGGGGGCAAGACTAGCTACCTCTCTGAGTTGCGATCAGGAAAGGAAATCATTGTGGTTGATCAACATGGGCTATGGCGTACTGCGATTGTGGGTCGTGTGAAGATTGAATCAAGGCCTCTCGTCCTTGTAGAAGCAAAG GACAACTCTGGAGACGATACGTATAGCATTTTCCTACAGAATGCAGAGACGGTTGCGCTCATCACCGACGACACAG GATCAAGTGGAAGAACTGCTATTCCTGTGACTTCGCTGACAGTCGGTGATGAAGTTTTGGTGAGGAAACAGGGTGGCGCTCGTCACACTGGGATAGAGATTCAGGAGTTCATTGTCGAGAAATGA
- the LOC120687799 gene encoding probable serine/threonine-protein kinase PBL3 → MGNCMDTTARVDHSMNNAAYPSKVTSKTSLSSVPSTIKSNSTRSTFTLSSMRERSELPTPRTEGEILSSSNLKAFTFNDLKTATKNFRPDSLLGEGGFGHVYKGWIDEHTLAPSKPGSGLVVAVKKLKPEGFQGHKEWLTEVDYLGQLHHKNLVKLIGYCSDGDNRLLVYEFMPKGSLENHLFRRGADPLSWAIRLKVAIGAARGLSFLHDAENQVIYRDFKASNILLDSEFNAKLSDFGLAKAGPTGDKTHVSTQVMGTHGYAAPEYIATGRLSAKADVYSFGVVLLELLTGRRALDKSKPGIEQNLVDWARPHLGDKRRLYRIMDTKLGGQYPKKGANAIASIALQCICGDAKMRPRMSQVLEELEQLQDAKYGSASPLVDIRKASHAIPRSPRSPMRVQPSPRRSLGAAAAASPLPGYRTAQVH, encoded by the exons ATGGGGAATTGCATGGACACCACGGCGCGGGTGGATCACAGCATGAACAATGCTGCCT ACCCATCAAAAGTGACCAGCAAGACAAGTTTATCATCTGTCCCTTCCACGATTAAGAGCAACTCAACCCGCTCAACTTTTACTCTTTCGTCTATGAGAGAGCGAAGTGAGCTTCCTACTCCTCGGACAGAAGGTGAAATCTTGTCATCTTCTAATCTGAAGGCATTCACATTCAATGATCTAAAAACTGCAACCAAGAACTTCCGACCGGACAGTCTTCTTGGGGAAGGAGGATTTGGGCATGTCTATAAAGGTTGGATTGATGAACACACGCTTGCCCCTTCAAAACCGGGTAGTGGTCTGGTTGTTGCTGTCAAGAAGCTTAAACCGGAAGGTTTCCAAGGACACAAGGAATGGCTG ACAGAGGTTGATTACCTTGGCCAACTTCACCACAAGAATCTTGTTAAGCTCATTGGTTACTGCTCAGATGGTGACAACCGGCTTCTGGTATATGAATTTATGCCCAAGGGAAGTTTGGAGAATCATCTGTTCAGAA GAGGTGCTGATCCTTTGTCATGGGCAATAAGGCTCAAAGTTGCTATTGGTGCTGCTAGGGGTTTATCATTTTTACATGATGCTGAAAACCAAGTTATATATCGTGATTTCAAGGCATCGAACATTCTCCTCGATTCG GAATTCAACGCAAAACTTTCAGATTTTGGCTTGGCAAAAGCTGGTCCAACTGGGGATAAAACCCATGTATCCACTCAAGTCATGGGCACTCATGGATATGCAGCTCCAGAGTATATTGCAACAG GCCGTCTCTCTGCAAAGGCAGATGTATACAGCTTTGGGGTGGTGTTGCTTGAGTTGCTCACTGGAAGAAGAGCCCTGGACAAATCGAAGCCAGGCATAGAGCAGAACTTAGTTGATTGGGCCAGACCTCACTTAGGCGACAAGCGCAGGCTATACCGCATCATGGACACGAAGCTTGGAGGCCAGTATCCAAAAAAGGGTGCAAACGCCATTGCAAGCATTGCCTTGCAATGCATCTGTGGTGATGCCAAGATGCGGCCTCGGATGTCTCAGGTGTTGGAAGAGCTGGAGCAGCTGCAAGATGCCAAATATGGTTCAGCGTCACCACTGGTTGACATTCGGAAGGCCTCACACGCCATACCAAGATCGCCCAGATCACCAATGAGAGTCCAACCTTCGCCGCGGCGCTCActtggagcagcagcagcagcatccccATTGCCAGGATATCGCACTGCACAAGTGCACTAG
- the LOC120692409 gene encoding homeobox-leucine zipper protein HOX21-like isoform X1 has product MRPMASNGMASSPSPFFPPNFLLQMQQTPPDHDPQEHHHHHEHHLPPPLHPHHNPFLPSSQCPSLQDFRGMAPMLGKRPMYGAEVGGGDEANCGGGGGNEDELSDDGSQAGEKKRRLNVEQVRTLEKNFELGNKLEPERKLQLARALGLQPRQVAIWFQNRRARWKTKQLEKDYNALKRQLDAVKADNDALLSHNKKLQAEILALKGREAGSELINLNKETEASCSNRSENSSEINLDISRTPPSEGPMEPPPSHHQHPSGGGGGMIPFYPSVGGRPAGVDIDQLLHSTSGPKLEQHGNGGIQAPETASFGNLLCGVDEPPPFWPWADHQHFH; this is encoded by the exons ATGAGGCCAATGGCCAGCAATGGCATGGCGTCCTCCCCCTCGCCCTTCTTCCCTCCAAACTTCCTCCTCCAAATGCAGCAGACACCTCCCGATCATGACCCCCAagaacaccaccaccaccatgagcaccacctccctcctccccttCATCCTCACCACAACCcattcctcccctcctcccaaTGCCCATCCCTCCAAGACTTCCGAG GTATGGCGCCAATGCTGGGGAAGCGGCCGATGTACGGCGCGGAGGTCGGAGGCGGCGACGAGGCgaactgcggcggcggtggcggaaaCGAGGACGAGCTGTCGGACGACGGTTCGCAGGCTGGGGAGAAGAAGCGGCGGCTGAACGTGGAGCAGGTGCGGACGCTGGAGAAGAACTTCGAGCTCGGGAACAAGCTGGAGCCGGAGCGCAAGCTGCAGCTGGCGCGCGCGCTGGGCCTGCAGCCGCGGCAGGTGGCCATCTGGTTCCAGAACCGCCGCGCGCGGTGGAAGACGAAGCAGCTGGAGAAGGACTACAACGCGCTGAAGCGCCAGCTCGACGCCGTCAAGGCCGACAACGACGCCCTCCTCTCCCACAACAAGAAGCTCCAGGCCGAG ATACTGGCGCTGAAGGGCAGGGAGGCAGGGTCGGAGCTGATCAACCTCAACAAGGAGACGGAGGCGTCCTGCAGCAACCGCAGCGAGAACAGCTCCGAGATCAACCTCGACATatcgcgcacgccgccgtccgAGGGCCCAATGGAACCTCCGCCCTCGCATCATCAGCaccccagcggcggcggtggcggcatgaTCCCGTTCTACCCTTCCGTcggcggccgccccgccggcgTCGACATCGACCAGCTCCTGCACAGCACGTCGGGGCCCAAGCTGGAGCAGCACGGCAACGGCGGCATCCAGGCTCCGGAAACCGCCAGCTTCGGCAACCTCCTGTGCGGCGTCGACGAGCCGCCGCCGTTCTGGCCGTGGGCCGACCACCAGCACTTCCATTGA
- the LOC120692409 gene encoding homeobox-leucine zipper protein HOX21-like isoform X2 encodes MRPMASNGMASSPSPFFPPNFLLQMQQTPPDHDPQEHHHHHEHHLPPPLHPHHNPFLPSSQCPSLQDFRGMAPMLGKRPMYGAEVGGGDEANCGGGGGNEDELSDDGSQAGEKKRRLNVEQVRTLEKNFELGNKLEPERKLQLARALGLQPRQVAIWFQNRRARWKTKQLEKDYNALKRQLDAVKADNDALLSHNKKLQAEALHSSAGIHVGFGARSRKVVGSGAHGRRCLFTCAPTYRLPACLCGILMLQRQGGVAATASEWLLEWELEKPAAEYAASRVSVSSSFLSLFGCV; translated from the exons ATGAGGCCAATGGCCAGCAATGGCATGGCGTCCTCCCCCTCGCCCTTCTTCCCTCCAAACTTCCTCCTCCAAATGCAGCAGACACCTCCCGATCATGACCCCCAagaacaccaccaccaccatgagcaccacctccctcctccccttCATCCTCACCACAACCcattcctcccctcctcccaaTGCCCATCCCTCCAAGACTTCCGAG GTATGGCGCCAATGCTGGGGAAGCGGCCGATGTACGGCGCGGAGGTCGGAGGCGGCGACGAGGCgaactgcggcggcggtggcggaaaCGAGGACGAGCTGTCGGACGACGGTTCGCAGGCTGGGGAGAAGAAGCGGCGGCTGAACGTGGAGCAGGTGCGGACGCTGGAGAAGAACTTCGAGCTCGGGAACAAGCTGGAGCCGGAGCGCAAGCTGCAGCTGGCGCGCGCGCTGGGCCTGCAGCCGCGGCAGGTGGCCATCTGGTTCCAGAACCGCCGCGCGCGGTGGAAGACGAAGCAGCTGGAGAAGGACTACAACGCGCTGAAGCGCCAGCTCGACGCCGTCAAGGCCGACAACGACGCCCTCCTCTCCCACAACAAGAAGCTCCAGGCCGAG gccctGCATAGCTCAGCTGGGATCCATGTGGGTTTCGGTGCACGCAGCAGAAAGGTTGTTGGAAGCGGCGCCCATGGCCGGCGCTGCCTTTTCACCTGCGCGCCTACGTACCGCCTACCTGCCTGCCTTTGTGGAATCTTGATGCTGCAACGGcagggcggcgtcgcggcgaccGCGAGTGAGTGGCTTTTGGAGTGGGAATTGGAAAAGCCAGCAGCAGAATATGCAGCGAGTCGAGTCTCtgtttcttcttccttcctttctctctttggctgtgtttag
- the LOC120693145 gene encoding uncharacterized protein LOC120693145 → MPPPSAAAAAVSSILRPTPPPALSFHMAPLPLIRRSASAASSRLVLARADAAGARGEGAETVFFDGGAHYGDLAANLLLGLTLLWLPLTLAAASRAFILRYRFTSRRVTVVSGLSGADRTDFPYSSVPSVVVVPRFIGEWGDIIITLRDGTTVDLRSVPRFREVADYCRSMAAAEGSLVSQ, encoded by the coding sequence atgccgccgccgtccgccgccgccgcagccgtctCCTCCATTCTCCGCCCGACGCCACCACCGGCGCTCTCCTTCCATATGGCCCCTCTCCCGCTGATCAGGCGCTCAGCCAGCGCCGCTTCTTCCCGACTCGTCCTCGCGCGCGCCGacgcggcgggggcgcgcggcgagggagccGAGACGGTGTTCTTCGACGGCGGCGCCCACTACGGCGACCTCGCGGCGAACCTGCTCCTGGGATTGACCCTGCTGTGGCTGCCGCTGACGCTGGCCGCCGCGTCCCGCGCGTTCATCCTGCGGTACCGCTTCACCTCCCGGCGGGTCACCGTGGTGTCCGGGCTCTCCGGCGCCGACCGCACCGACTTCCCCTACTCCTCCGTCCCGTCCGTGGTGGTCGTGCCGCGGTTCATCGGCGAGTGGGGCGACATCATCATCACGCTCAGGGACGGCACCACGGTCGACCTCAGGAGCGTGCCCAGGTTCCGTGAGGTCGCCGACTACTGccgctccatggccgccgccgagggctCCCTCGTCAGCCAGTGA
- the LOC120689579 gene encoding uncharacterized protein At3g28850-like: protein MGCTTSRQARHDLRYCPSPLALPRSQSFPARCPGDAGVHVVRLTSSTLGSLELEKALPRAPEPAAARAPTRLAPRTPTMTPPNEPEDIDAWALMAGLEDHSPLLTAPFGRHSFSFPVATAPQELAAFAKVTPLPMPQPHAAVAMDGGEGKTSKEKAPPRRAVLYFTSLRGVRATYEDCCLARAILKGYGVRLDERDVSMHRGFRDELNGLLGVTGGGALARCWAPAAPVLPSLFVDGELVGNAEELKRLHEAGELAARLAGCESAAAASDAGACEACGDVRFVLCETCSGSCKVYVYDEGGQDEDDGGGGFRRCPDCNENGIVRCPACCC from the coding sequence ATGGGGTGCACCACCTCCAGGCAAGCCCGGCACGACCTCCGGTACTGCCcgtcgccgctggcgctgccGCGGAGCCAGTCGTTCCCAGCCCGGTGCCCCGGCGATGCCGGCGTCCACGTGGTCCGGCTCACGTCGTCCACGCTGGGCTCCCTCGAGCTCGAGAAGGCCCTGCCGCGGGCGCCGGagcccgccgcggcgcgcgcgcccaCGAGGCTGGCGCCGCGCACGCCCACCATGACGCCGCCCAACGAGCCCGAGGACATCGACGCGTGGGCGCTCATGGCGGGCCTGGAGGACCACTCGCCGCTGCTCACCGCGCCGTTCGGGCGCCACTCCTTCTCGTTCCCGGTCGCCACGGCGCCGCAGGAGCTCGCGGCGTTCGCCAAGGTCACGCCGCTACCGATGCCTCAGCCTCACGCCGCCGTCGcgatggacggcggcgaggggaagacGAGCAAGGAGAAGGCGCCTCCGCGGCGGGCGGTGCTCTACTTCACGTcgctgcgcggcgtgcgcgccACGTACGAGGACTGCTGCCTGGCGCGCGCCATCCTCAAGGGCTACGGCGTGCGCCTCGACGAGCGCGACGTGTCCATGCACCGCGGCTTCCGGGACGAGCTCAACGGCCTCCTCGGCGTCACGGGCGGAGGCGCGCTCGCCAGGTGCTgggcgccggccgcgcccgTCCTCCCCAGCCTATTCGTGGACGGGGAGCTCGTGGGCAACGCCGAGGAGCTGAAGCGGCTGCACGAGGCCGGGGAGCTCGCGGCGAGGCTGGCCGGGTGCgagagcgcggcggccgcgagcgacGCCGGCGCGTGCGAGGCCTGCGGCGACGTGCGGTTCGTGCTCTGCGAGACGTGCTCGGGCAGCTGCAAGGTGTACGTGTACGACGAAGGCGGGCaggacgaggacgacggcggcggcgggttccgGCGGTGCCCGGACTGCAACGAGAACGGCATCGTCAGGTGTCCCgcgtgctgctgctga
- the LOC120687800 gene encoding 3-dehydroquinate synthase homolog isoform X2, with product MAVSSSSSGSANALACFHASLLAPQTRRTAVASASPRRDSVRMRASTAAPVELKKTVWVWTENRQVMKAAVERGWSTFLFGSKDLGEDWSSTARINPLFIDGPEIFDGENQKVAEISQVSSPRELELVQPDNVEVKNIVIDFRGGWQVIPAENIVAAFQGCRGTVLAVSTNSTEAQVFLEALEQGLDGVVLKVDEMDDIIKLKDYFDRRNEAKSQLPLTKATVSKVEVVGMGDRVCVDLCSMMRPGEGLLVGSYARGMFLVHSECLETNYIASRPFRVNAGPVHAYVTVPGGKTSYLSELRSGKEIIVVDQHGLWRTAIVGRVKIESRPLVLVEAKDNSGDDTYSIFLQNAETVALITDDTGSSGRTAIPVTSLTVGDEVLVRKQGGARHTGIEIQEFIVEK from the exons ATGGcagtctcctcctcctcctcgggctCTGCCAATGCCCTAGCGTGCTTCCACGCCTCCCTCCTCGCGccccaaacccgaagaacag CGGTGGCGTCAGCTTCGCCGCGTCGCGATTCCGTCAGGATGCGCGCCTCTACTGCTGCGCCGGTGGAGCTGAAGAAGACCGTCTGGGTGTGGACCGAGAATCGGCAGGTTATGAAGGCGGCCGTGGAGAGGGGGTGGAGCACTTTCCTCTTCGGATCCAAAGATCTCGGCGAGGATTGGTCAT CTACTGCTCGCATCAATCCTCTCTTTATTGATGGTCCAGAGATTTTCGATGGCGAAAATCAAAAAGTTGCTGAAATTTCGCAAGTCTCTTCACCCAGAGAGCTTGAACTCGTACAACCAGACAATGTAGAAGTCAAGAACATTGTCATAGACTTTCGAGGTGGTTGGCAG GTTATACCGGCCGAAAATATAGTTGCTGCATTCCAAGGATGTAGAGGAACTGTATTGGCTGTTTCAACAAATTCAACTGAGGCTCAAGTTTTTCTTGAG GCCTTAGAGCAAGGGCTTGATGGAGTTGTACTTAAAGTAGATGAAATGGATGATATCATTAAGCTCAAG GATTATTTTGACAGAAGGAATGAGGCAAAGAGTCAATTACCATTGACAAAGGCTACTGTATCAAAGGTTGAAGTTGTTGGTATGGGTGATCGTGTTTGTGTGGACCTTTGCAGTATGATGCGACCTGGTGAAGGCCTTCTG GTTGGATCCTATGCAAGAGGAATGTTCCTTGTTCACTCTGAATGCTTGGAGACGAACTACATTGCAAGCAGGCCTTTCAGGGTCAATGCG GGGCCTGTGCATGCATATGTCACTGTCCCTGGGGGCAAGACTAGCTACCTCTCTGAGTTGCGATCAGGAAAGGAAATCATTGTGGTTGATCAACATGGGCTATGGCGTACTGCGATTGTGGGTCGTGTGAAGATTGAATCAAGGCCTCTCGTCCTTGTAGAAGCAAAG GACAACTCTGGAGACGATACGTATAGCATTTTCCTACAGAATGCAGAGACGGTTGCGCTCATCACCGACGACACAG GATCAAGTGGAAGAACTGCTATTCCTGTGACTTCGCTGACAGTCGGTGATGAAGTTTTGGTGAGGAAACAGGGTGGCGCTCGTCACACTGGGATAGAGATTCAGGAGTTCATTGTCGAGAAATGA
- the LOC120687800 gene encoding 3-dehydroquinate synthase homolog isoform X3 codes for MAVSSSSSGSANALACFHASLLAPQTRRTAVASASPRRDSVRMRASTAAPVELKKTVWVWTENRQVMKAAVERGWSTFLFGSKDLGEDWSSTARINPLFIDGPEIFDGENQKVAEISQVSSPRELELVQPDNVEVKNIVIDFRGGWQVIPAENIVAAFQGCRGTVLAVSTNSTEAQVFLEDYFDRRNEAKSQLPLTKATVSKVEVVGMGDRVCVDLCSMMRPGEGLLVCVGSYARGMFLVHSECLETNYIASRPFRVNAGPVHAYVTVPGGKTSYLSELRSGKEIIVVDQHGLWRTAIVGRVKIESRPLVLVEAKDNSGDDTYSIFLQNAETVALITDDTGSSGRTAIPVTSLTVGDEVLVRKQGGARHTGIEIQEFIVEK; via the exons ATGGcagtctcctcctcctcctcgggctCTGCCAATGCCCTAGCGTGCTTCCACGCCTCCCTCCTCGCGccccaaacccgaagaacag CGGTGGCGTCAGCTTCGCCGCGTCGCGATTCCGTCAGGATGCGCGCCTCTACTGCTGCGCCGGTGGAGCTGAAGAAGACCGTCTGGGTGTGGACCGAGAATCGGCAGGTTATGAAGGCGGCCGTGGAGAGGGGGTGGAGCACTTTCCTCTTCGGATCCAAAGATCTCGGCGAGGATTGGTCAT CTACTGCTCGCATCAATCCTCTCTTTATTGATGGTCCAGAGATTTTCGATGGCGAAAATCAAAAAGTTGCTGAAATTTCGCAAGTCTCTTCACCCAGAGAGCTTGAACTCGTACAACCAGACAATGTAGAAGTCAAGAACATTGTCATAGACTTTCGAGGTGGTTGGCAG GTTATACCGGCCGAAAATATAGTTGCTGCATTCCAAGGATGTAGAGGAACTGTATTGGCTGTTTCAACAAATTCAACTGAGGCTCAAGTTTTTCTTGAG GATTATTTTGACAGAAGGAATGAGGCAAAGAGTCAATTACCATTGACAAAGGCTACTGTATCAAAGGTTGAAGTTGTTGGTATGGGTGATCGTGTTTGTGTGGACCTTTGCAGTATGATGCGACCTGGTGAAGGCCTTCTGGTTTGT GTTGGATCCTATGCAAGAGGAATGTTCCTTGTTCACTCTGAATGCTTGGAGACGAACTACATTGCAAGCAGGCCTTTCAGGGTCAATGCG GGGCCTGTGCATGCATATGTCACTGTCCCTGGGGGCAAGACTAGCTACCTCTCTGAGTTGCGATCAGGAAAGGAAATCATTGTGGTTGATCAACATGGGCTATGGCGTACTGCGATTGTGGGTCGTGTGAAGATTGAATCAAGGCCTCTCGTCCTTGTAGAAGCAAAG GACAACTCTGGAGACGATACGTATAGCATTTTCCTACAGAATGCAGAGACGGTTGCGCTCATCACCGACGACACAG GATCAAGTGGAAGAACTGCTATTCCTGTGACTTCGCTGACAGTCGGTGATGAAGTTTTGGTGAGGAAACAGGGTGGCGCTCGTCACACTGGGATAGAGATTCAGGAGTTCATTGTCGAGAAATGA